Part of the Engraulis encrasicolus isolate BLACKSEA-1 chromosome 23, IST_EnEncr_1.0, whole genome shotgun sequence genome is shown below.
GGCCTCTGCTGCAGAGAATTCGGCTAAACAAATCAAGCATGTGGTATACTGAAACCTGGGCTTTTGCCCCTGGCAGATGATGCTGTAGTGACTGCCTTAACCATGTTGACTACATGTGAAGCACAAGACTATTCTGGATGTGCGCCATTTAAAGCAAGTGGCTTTGCTAGATAGTGTAACTGTTGCATAGTGTTGTATTGATTGTCTGGTACCCCAAAGAAGTTGATTTACTGTAAGAGACAAGTTACTGACTTCCTCTACTAGCTCCACTTCCAAGTGAACTTAACTTGATCACAACTCACACACCCAATCAGCATCTTTTTAGAACAATGTTGCCTCCTCGCTCACATTTTGGGGCCAAAGGCCTTACGAATGTTCAAGCCAAAACGGCAATTACCTCCCCTCCTTTTCCAAAACTTCCCATCACTCACCTTGACCATCTTATCCCAGCCGCATGACACGATGATGGGGTTGCTGCTGTTGGGGGAGAAACGCACGCAGGACACCCACTCTGTGTGGCTCTCATCCTGCAAAACCAAGGGCGGTAATATTTGAACACAAAATTTAACACAAACTCATAACTTGCATCTTCAGGCCGTACATAAGAGGCAACCTCTTATGCACCATCCTGTCACATCAGAGGAAAGGAATCagtgagaggaaaggagtgattttttttttaaactcactaaAATCTAGACTGACAAGTGTTCAGAAACAGCCTCTTTATCATCACAAAGATACAGATGGCATAAGTAAACATCACCACACTCCAGGTAACCAATGGTGAAAGATGGCCGCCAGCCTGAAACGGCCCCATCTTTAATGTGCACTGCAATTCTGTAACTACATCAGCTTTCTAAAATTCCAGTTTAATCTCCTTCCACCTCCGATTTTAAAGACTCGCTGGTAAAACAGACCCACCTGAATGGTGTATTTGCATACTCCCAGGGTGTTCCACAGCTTGATGGTCTTGTCCCGAGAACCGGACACGATCTGACGGTTGTCGGCAGAGAAGGCAACACTCAACACATCCTTGGTGTGTCCCACGAAGCGGCGAGTTGTGGTGCCACTGTGGATGACCAATAAAGACAAGAACAAAGACCATCAGTAAGTCATGCTGCATTGGCGCAACATTGGGCAGAAAGGGAAGCAAACTAGCCATCAGTGACTTTTTACATTCACTTCAGCATCCGAATATAATCGGGATACTAAGCAtccttacttttttacttttacgtCCGTAAAACAAGAAATTAGTACCCTGAGCACTGTTCACAAACTCCTTATCTTGAATGtcatcataaccgggatatgacTTGCATTCAGAATACTTAAGGGCATGTCAACACTGTCAAAGATTAACAAATCGCCAGAGGTGCAAGTGAGGTATCCTTAACCAGCCTCACATTCAGCATAAATGAACATCTTCCACATGTGATGGAGTGATGCTCTCCATGTGCTAAGATTCATTGCCATTCATGTGTGGTGAGAAATATGAGAATTTCCCTTCGGGAAAGTTTAACTACCACTTAGTTACACTTGTCGACAAAGTCCAATTGGTTACTTACGTGGTAAGGTCCCACAGGCGGAGTGTGCCATCCCAGGAGCCGGACAGGGCAAACTGGCCATCAGAGGAGATGACCACGTCACTCACAAAGTGAGAATGTCCCTTCAAAGCACGCTGCGGGATGCCATAGTTGGTCTCATCACGAGTCAATTTCCACATGATGATGGACTTgtctggagagacagagaaagagagcatgaatTCTTTAGAACTGCACACTTCAGGTGTTAAGAGTTGAACACTGATTTCACCTTGAGATGTATGGCACATTTTGGAAACACCTCCAGACAATGAAGATTGTGAATGAAGATTGGCTGCACAGTCAGCCATGGTAACATACAAGCATGCTGACACCTCGTGCCCACACCGGTGTCATGGACCAATAACACTTGTGTTAGATGTAGCCTACAAGCTAAATGCATTATTGACTGCCATTACCACGTCCGGTACATTGTAGAAAGGATGCTGCAGTGCAATGACTAGACTGACGAGCATGGTACAACACCTGAAAGCTTCAACATCTGGCACATTTATTAGAATATCCAGACAACCTGCTCAACGACGCACACTATGCCCAACCGGTTGGAAGCTCAGCCTCCACACTGTTGACCTGAATGTCTACGCGTTGAGAGCAATACATAGGTTTTAGCTACTCCATGCCTTAGCATTAGATAGGAGTTGTCCGACAACTTATATTACCCAGGCAGCAGCATGGATATCACACGTTAGCGGTTGTTGCCAGTCCTGTGGGGACGTGACGCCATCACGGCTAGGATACACGATTTGCTTGAGCAACAAGTCAACCATTTCCAGCGCCAAGTGCGGCTGATACACTACGGGGGAAGTGTAATAAGATAaataacactacactacaatagcAACATGCAACGCAAGCGCTAATACGTTTCCGCAACATGAAACTCAAAGAAGCCAACTGCGCATGGGCCTCACCGGGAAAGCCTTACCTCGAGATGCAGACAGAATCATGTCTGGAAATTGGGGAGTTGTGGCAATTTGGGTGACCCATCCACTATGCCCCTTAAGGGTGCCTCGAACTGTCATCTGTTCTGTCATTTTGGATAACTTAGTAGTGCCTTTCAGAAGAAGATGGACATGGATTTTCCTGGAGGACCGATTCCCCCCCTGTCTTCTCGCTACCAGGCACGGGTAAAAGGAAGTTGGTAAGCGGAAGCACAACTTTTCAATCGTCTGCGTCAAACCACCCAAGCTGTAATATTAGTAGCGCCCTCGCCGGTAAAGGAGTTAAGGTGTACTGCAGAAGGATATATTCTTCTGAtaattattgtaaaaataataaaatggaatCTATTTCAAATTTACTGAAAGTGCTTATGCACAACATTTAGAAGGGGGGTCAAAACATGCCAAATATGCCTcatgaaataaatgaaataatttaaataaataatacaaaacgTAGGTTAAAGTGaggttaaaaaaaatcacatcttttttttttttttttaagaaaatgggAGGCCTAATCACAGAACATTATAATGTAGCCTCAAAACCCTGATCAGGCcggagtgagagcaagagagaagataAGTGCATTATTTTCAACCACGGGCTTGAACAGAGAGGCAGTTCCACCTTGTGGCTGTTACTGCAAAGGTCCTGAGTGACGCCTTTTCTTTTGAACCTGGACCTGGGTAATCCCAACAACAGCTGGACAGCTGAACAGTAGCCTTGTCCCCTCAAAgggatgtggaggtggaggagagatcaGATGGGTGGGGGGCCTAAACCACAAAAGGATTTTCACTGTTAAAACTAGCATAACGTCAACAGCATGGAATTGTGTGGACCAGCTGATATGTTCATGTTTCTTTGTGCAGATAAGGAATTGAGTGGCTTCGATCTCAAACAACATGCATGCAAATGCAGGGACCTATCAGAATACTCCTTAGAAGCAGCaatgtaagggccaaaacataccaaggcggaacggaacggtcacgggacgaacgcggtctttctgcttagttttggccggcgtgcttttctctgccttgcacactgacagcgtcggcgtgcgcggccagtcctattcaaaactctccccacagctaaagctagcatgctactttgccattcatttgaatgagacaccgccggtcgccggcgtgaaaaatacgctcgagttctattttccaaatgcagcgcggcgcggagccggctcccgcgccgctgacgcccgactaccgccggttggtgtgtaaggacagataggtttcaatgtattttcactgacgccggtaaaaaccgtggccgttccgcgccgctttaccgccttggtgtgtcagacccctaattCACTGTCGGGGAGGTCTATTGACTCTGCATAGGGAATTTAAATTGCCATCGGTGCCTCTAGACTGGtccacatgctacagtgattGTATGAAACATTTCTTTATGGCTGAGATTGGTTTTAGTATGTTCTTCTAAAATGATAATGACCACATCTTCACCTATGAGTCTGTAATGCCATTACAATGTTATAATGTTATTCATTGAGTTTTTAAAATGTGCCAAACAATACATGGGTAATAATCACATCTGCACCAAAAGGCTATAAAGCACTTGCATAGGGAGAGGAGTCGAGCCAGCTTTAAGCCCCATTTCAGTTATTTGTGTTATAGGCTGGCTATTGCTAGTCTGGATTTACAGCACCGGTCTATCACCTAAAAATATCTGAAATTGGGGTGTGGAGGAACAATCGTGCTCATGAGTTTGGAAAGCAAGTTAAAGAGGCCAGAGAGATACCAATTGATTTGGGCAGGGCAGGGGAAAAGAAATGGAAGTGGGTGGTGGTAGTGACATTGTGGCAGGTATAGCCCTCAGGGGATAGCGAGCAAGGGATGTAAACATCCAAATGGAGTAGGCCCTAAGGGAAAATGCCCAGGGAGTGAAGGACATCAGGGAAGTGTACGGCGTGCACGCAAGGATGCTGTTTGTAGACCACAGCTCTGCATTTTAACACCATTGTCCTGCTTGACAGCAAGTTAATGAGTCTGCACATCGGTCTATGTAGCAGCTCTGAAGCAATTACTTTCTGATTGGTTGTTTGATGTGCATGAACATCATTTATCATCCACGCCTGAAAAGTTCTGTCAAAAAAAAGTTATTGCAAGGcccgtggttcccaaactgtgggccagggatCCTATAGGAAAGGGGTCCACTGCCTACTGCAGCAGGGGGGTGTCATggcatgcattacattacattagctgatgcttttatttacaggatattggttacagtccctggagcaatgagagGTTAGAAGCCTTGCTCAAGGAATGGCacttcacttcagccatggatggaggctcCTAAATAGAAGAATCTCCTTGATACCAATAGGTGGCGGTATATGCCAGTGAAACGTTCCCCGCCGTCAACAACGCGGTATTCCGAGAAGAAGCCACACGATTTTGTTTTTGTAGGATGGTTGGGCAAGGCACCTTATGTCTGTCTTTTTGCTCGTCGTCTGTAGTGGTTCGCTGTGACACATCATCACTTACTCTAAATGGGGTATAAGTAGCTCGAAAGTGGATTTACTTTCGAGAAAAGCGCTAGCATTAGACCTTCCACTAACAGTATAGGCTTGAGTTGTCTCTCTCCAACCGCCCTGTAAGAAAAAAACGCCAGCAACGCCGCCACACGCATCTGATTACGTCACTGCGTATGACGTGGAGGCTGTCGGAAGTAGTCTTACGTTGATTTGCAATCTTGTGTACTTTTTCTAGCTTTATTTTGCGTTTCCAATGGCTGTGGATATAACGCCGCTATTTAAAGCTAGTGTTAAAACGGTGAAAACACGGAACAAAGTCATAGGGTTGCCTTTTGATTCCCAGAAAGATGAACTACTGAAGAGAAGTCGACCCTCCACTGGATTTTCCTCCAAAGCTAAGGAGGTGGTGAGTGTGATACCCAGTGATATGCTCATGCGAAGTCTAGAACTAGCATGTGGACTTTGAAGCTGATCTTTGCAATGTAGACAAAATGCTGAACATTGAACAACCTCGTAGGTTTGGGCGACCAAATGGTGCTTGACATCACCGTTCTTGAGTTTGCAGCTGACAGATCGTGGACAGCTGGCCCCGTTTTACTTAATGCAAAGTTGTTTGCAGAGCTGTTTGTTGCGATGACTGTTGGTTTGTCATGCACAGCTGAGCGTTCCTTCCAGATGTTTTCAGCTGTCTAGTTTTCCTTCCCACTGCAGGGCCACCAAGTCGTCCCAGACACAGATAGGTCCGCGGGCCCAGACAGCTGGTGGTCCCTCTCCCAAAAGTGGCCATCTTACTGAAAAACTTCTAAAAATGAATGACATTTGCCATTGTGTTCAGTGGGCCTAGGCCTGGTGCTGACTCACACATTTAGAAATGACTCCATTCCTGTTGACCCATATACATTAATTTGATAGCTGCGTGCTGGCTGGGCCCTTTAGCCTGTGCTAGGCATTAAGAGATAAAGAGCAGGGTGCTGTCCCAAGGCAAGCTTGCACATAtgacatgttttaaaactttgttTATGCCTTGGTTTATTAATAGTACCCTATGCAGCACAGGCACATACtcttgttgggggggggggggggggattctggGCTTTTGCATGTAATTTTTAGtatccctcacactcacacaggaatAGACACGTACATGTGCACTtatcaagggcagtcatgggtaagtggttagggttaaaaaaggtaggtctgcacactacctttttcaactgtcggacttttttgtctggcacctgcaacaagtgtttttggatgtgcgcaccctacccaaaactgctaagtggttagggtgtcagacttgtagcccaaaggttgccagttcaactcccaggttggtggggggagtaattaatcagtgctctcccccatcctgagCATGGTTctgtcccgccgcactactcccttggggcaccattgggttgaggcataaatgcaattttgttgtgtgcagtgtgcacctgtgtgctgtggaatgctgtgtcacacaatgacaatggaagttggagtttcacagTCGGGGTATCGCTTCACTTATTGTGCAGTGCAAGAACAAGGCTGTGTGCCACACCACAATTTGGTGCAATGACTTAAAGGAATAGGGTGCTGCCCCCCACCCTTTAGAACAAAGTACCCCATCCATATCCAATGTGCCCCCTCACTAGTCTTGACGAGTCTCAAAGCACATCTGTTTACAGAGGCCTTTTCTTGCTAGTCCCACTGCGCCCTCCCCACCTACACCCCAATATCCAGCGACCTTGGATACTTTGAAAGGTGCTGTATTAAAACAACTAAACAGAAAGTTAATGTGGAAGTAGGCGTGTGCTGCGCTATGCCACCCCGCTGTGTGAGTGAATGACTGTGAAGATCACAAGCTACTGAATCCAGGACAGGACGTCTACACCGTGGGTGGAGAATGTTTTTGGCGTTCAAGATTCCACAattagggggtgctgtggtgcatggCTCTATTGCAGCATATCATACATGGGCAAACTGGCCATGGTGACCCAGGGTTCGTGTCCATGGTgacccagcctgggtcatttcccaataccAGGCCATCTCTAGTTCAATCCATTTTTTTACTCTCCTATCGATAAAGGGCATTCacgggtaagcagttagggtgtcagaattgtagcccaaaagttgctggTTGGACTCCTGACCCGcaaggttagtggggggagtaagaCCCAGTGCTCCTCcagtgaggtaccctgagcatggtaccttcctgcTGCACCAGCTCCCTTGGGGagctccattgggggctgcccccttgcacgggtagggatacatgtgtgtgtgcagtgtgcacttgtgtgctgtggagtgctgtgtcacacaatgggagtaggagttttcccagttgggctttcactttcagttcACTAAAGGCAAAAGTGCAAAGCGCACATTGAATTCTATGAGGATTTAGTGGAGTCTCAGTCACTGCATTCCTTTGAAGTTGCATTATTCCCGGATGGAGCACACCTGCAGTACTTAATTCTTTGTAATTGTACTGTAAGACCACAGaacagagttgtgtaaagtagaaatAGAATTACTCTTACACATGTAAGTACAGTACAATCCTAGAAGTTGTATtataaagttgaaaccatgtaatatcaaacCACTGAGGTTGTAATtacatctacttctactttatacaacataGTTTTTTTGAACTGCTGTATTCAAAGAACTGTATTCATTTGGATGTTTTGTAGTCTTGGTGAGTAACAAGTTATCTGGAATAATGCTatatgcaataaaaaaaaacaattctcgaTCGTTTTGTAATATGAGTTTTTCTTGTCATTTTTTCAGATCTCAAACATCTCAAAACTGAAAGACTTCCTGTTACAACACAGAAAGGACTATGTAAATCTTGGCAGGTAAGCATATTGTACATTTTGTTATTGTACATTTTGTCATTTCAGCACATTGGCTTCCCCCCCTGGTCTCCACTgagaattaacccattttagcccgatgctgcgtatatgttgtttgacctttggtgcctggagcgacatattaCGCTgcgttcaggctcttgagatttgaggggttttttttattgaaaatgtgggtatgttagagctggatgaacacattctaatgcaagatgagggtcttagcttttaaaatgCAACGTATTTCTGCTTCGGAggcggagatatttaggttttaataggcagagagcacTTTTTCCCAAAacgggcttaggcattcagcaggtgtgttttacaggtgccttaggctaaaatgggttaagagattCAATCAAATCAGATTTAGTCAAATCAATCAGATTCAATCACTGTGGTAGTTTTAATCGCTATGGTACCACTTTGTAATTCTATGTAAAATGTACATATGTACTATGCAGTCATTATGGTAGTTGTTTTTGCTTTCTGCTTGTTGATTgattcatctgtgtgtgtattttctcagTCTCATCTCCTCCGATGTAACCCACATGACGGACACAGAGAGGGATCAGATCGATCAGGATGCCCAGATATTCATGAGGACCTGCTCCGATGCCATTAAGCAACTACGTGTTGAGGGTAAGTCTTCAATTTGCAttcattattgctattattacattgcacttagccgaCACTTAAATCCAGCGCCATTTACCGTTATTtctgatacagggtattggttacagtccctggagcaattagTAGATGGCTTGGACTTTGTGAGTTTCTATTGAAGGACATTGCAGTTAGAGACAGGAAACCGAAAGGGGGGCTAGAGTAGAGTTTTGTGCTTGAGCACAGGTTGCTGACCTCCTTTTAGATAGACATTTATTTGGCAGAATGACCAACCGAGGGGATGGAGGAAAAGACAATGAGAGAGCCAAACAGGATTCAGGCCGATCAATGTTTTATTCCCTCTCCCTTTACACTCACCGAAAAAGTAGGAGAAACTGAAGTGTAACATTTAGTTAATCCAGCCGATAGTTGAAATTGCTATTGACAGTTGAAGTTCCAAAAACAAATTACTCTAATTCGATAAACTGTAAAGAGAACATCTTTTCTCTTTGTGCTGTCTTCCATGTTTCTTGCACTTTTAGAGGTGAAaatgtgtgatttttttgtgaaTTACATATTTTCAAGAGGGAAAGTACACTGGAGTTAAACCCAGGGTCACATTAATCATCAGTCCGTAGAATCTTTTTTAAACTCTGTCGTATGAGGGAAATTTAGAATGTTCAGTACAGAAACATTGGTATTTATCAAACATGCGTTGACTGAGCCTACATACACCTCTGCAATGAttaatcccacaccttccaaatcactgcgCGCACTCAGGGTACCGAAACGGCAGCAAGTGTCCATTTCTGGTATTAAATTGCCTTTAAATGTCACGTTAATGTGAAAGCA
Proteins encoded:
- the rack1 gene encoding small ribosomal subunit protein RACK1, giving the protein MTEQMTVRGTLKGHSGWVTQIATTPQFPDMILSASRDKSIIMWKLTRDETNYGIPQRALKGHSHFVSDVVISSDGQFALSGSWDGTLRLWDLTTGTTTRRFVGHTKDVLSVAFSADNRQIVSGSRDKTIKLWNTLGVCKYTIQDESHTEWVSCVRFSPNSSNPIIVSCGWDKMVKVWNLANCKLKTNHIGHTGYLNTVTVSPDGSLCASGGKDGQAMLWDLNEGKHLYTLDSGDVINALCFSPNRYWLCAATGPSIKIWDLEGKIIVDELRQEVISTNSKAEPPQCTSLAWSADGQTLFAGYTDNLIRVWQVTIGTR